Within the Streptomyces vilmorinianum genome, the region CGTGCCTTTCGGTATCAGTTCGTGCCGAGCATCGTCCGCATCTGGGTGATCTCCGCCTTCTGGGCGGTGATGATGTCGTCGGCGAGCTCCTTGGCGGGGCCGTAGGCGCCTTGCTTCTTCTCCGTCTCGGCCATCTCGACGGCGCCTTCGTGGTGCTCGATCATCATGGTCAGGAACATGGTGTCGAAGGCTTTGCCGGAGAGGCCTCGCATGTCGTCCATCTGCTGGTCGTTCATCATGCCGGGCATGGACGAGGCGTCACCGTGGTCCATGCCGTCCATGCCGTCCATGCCGTCCATGCCGTCCATGCCCTGGGGGACCTCTTCACCCCAGGCCGTCAGCCAGGCGGACATGGTCTCGATCTCCGGCTCCTGCGCCTTCTTGATCTTCGCGGCGAGGGCCTTGACGTCGCTGGAGGAGGCCCGGGTCTCGGCCATGTCGGCCATCAGGACGGCCTGGCGGTGGTGCGGGATCATGCCCTGCGCGAAGGCGACGTCCGCTTGGTTGTGTTCGCCTGCCGGGACGGAGACGGAGACGGACGGGGTGGGGCTGGGAGAGGTGGCGGCACCGCCGTTGCCGTCGTCACCGCAGCCGGCCAGCAGGAGCGCGGAGGCGGCGACGGCGGCGGCAACGGCGCTACGGCGATGCAGGGGAGGGGTGGTCTTCATGGGGGCTCCTCGGATCGAAGGGGATCAGGACATACCTGTACGCGGCGGACGGTCCGTGCCGGCGGGCGCCACGCCGCCGAGGCGCCCGCTCCCGTCGCGACCGGAGCCTCCGCTTTTCACGACGTCCGTCCGGTGCGCGCTGGGGTGATGACGTGGCGGAACAGTGCCGTGGCGGCGAGGGTCAGCCCGGCCAGCCAGGCGAGTGCGATGAGGAGGGGGCCGGTCTCGTCGAAGCCCGGGGTGACTGCGGCGTCGATCAGGACTCGGGTGCCGCCGTAGCCGGGCAGGGCGTGCGCCCAGCCGGGCGGATCGGGGCGGAGCATGGGGCTCTGCTCGATGCCCAGATCGACGAAGGGCACCAGAAAGGCGATGAGCACCCCGCCGACACGTCCGAACAGCGGGCCGAGGAGGACGCCGACCAGGCCGTAGGTGACGGCGATCAGGCCGTTGGCGGCGATGTAGAGGCCCCATTGGCGGGCGTCGAAGACGGTGGCGGTCACCGCGAGGGAGGCGGCGGTCGCCAAGAGCGCGCCGAGGACCACGACACTCAGACGGGAGGCGAGCAAGGCAGCCGGGCGGAAACCGGCGAGGGAAAGACGCTGATCACCCGCGCGCGCGTTCAGGACGGTGAACAGCCCGAACAGCGCCGCGAGGGAGGCGATGGCGATCGGCGCCATGGTGCCGCCGTGGATGTCGGGAAGCCACGCCCGCTGGACGGTGGTCAGCCCGCCTTCTCGCACCGTCAGCGACGTGAACTCCGCGGGGGTGGTGGCCACCGCGAGAAGGACGAAGACCGCCGGCACCGCGATGAGCAGCACCCACAGCACCCGGTTGCGGCCGGCCTCCCGCAGCCCCGCCCGTACTCCCGCGGCCAGTTGGGCGGTGGTCGAGCCGGGCCGGGCGTGGCGGCGGGGCCCGGCTGTGCGGCTGGTGGCTGTGATCACCGCCCAACCGACCGCGACGGCCGCGGCCGCCCAGGTCAGGGCCCAGCCCAGATCGCCGACCCGCCCACCGTGCCCCGAGGGCAGGTCCACCATCCACAGCGTCACGAAGTGCGTCGGCAGCACCCGGGTCACCGGCCGGTCCGCCGCACCCATCACCGGGCCGAAGAAGACGTCCAGGAGCCACACGAACAGCAGCAGCACCGTGCCGTTGACCGGGCTGGTCACCGTCGTGCCGATC harbors:
- a CDS encoding ABC transporter permease; protein product: MTSALPFVRRFLAEAARTPVNLLVLVLVPVVFVVVAARPLADAAELLGGTGGPAVQTATAGWAAGFIAAIAMYFQMRAARAADRRLVLAGLAPRRLVTARMATGLALALLATAAALLTLQLRTGLGEDPGRVPAGTLMYAVIYLAIGALIGTTVTSPVNGTVLLLFVWLLDVFFGPVMGAADRPVTRVLPTHFVTLWMVDLPSGHGGRVGDLGWALTWAAAAVAVGWAVITATSRTAGPRRHARPGSTTAQLAAGVRAGLREAGRNRVLWVLLIAVPAVFVLLAVATTPAEFTSLTVREGGLTTVQRAWLPDIHGGTMAPIAIASLAALFGLFTVLNARAGDQRLSLAGFRPAALLASRLSVVVLGALLATAASLAVTATVFDARQWGLYIAANGLIAVTYGLVGVLLGPLFGRVGGVLIAFLVPFVDLGIEQSPMLRPDPPGWAHALPGYGGTRVLIDAAVTPGFDETGPLLIALAWLAGLTLAATALFRHVITPARTGRTS
- a CDS encoding DUF305 domain-containing protein, which produces MKTTPPLHRRSAVAAAVAASALLLAGCGDDGNGGAATSPSPTPSVSVSVPAGEHNQADVAFAQGMIPHHRQAVLMADMAETRASSSDVKALAAKIKKAQEPEIETMSAWLTAWGEEVPQGMDGMDGMDGMDGMDHGDASSMPGMMNDQQMDDMRGLSGKAFDTMFLTMMIEHHEGAVEMAETEKKQGAYGPAKELADDIITAQKAEITQMRTMLGTN